A window from Cucumis sativus mitochondrion chromosome 1, complete sequence encodes these proteins:
- the rpl5 gene encoding ribosomal protein L5, whose translation MGPSLQLQFHYEDISRQEPLLKLNYTNVMEVPGSSEIRVVPKEPYDFRSKNGKLAMEILRGQKLIQTRGSTGKSFRSNPFLESNKDKGYVSDLARESTLRGHSMFHFFFKIIIGIVLSFLNSPGEIRKNSIQFPMETEFFEFFPELADHFEIFSNTLGFHVTIVTSAKTQDETLPPWSGFLRKKWNLNLKKRKRKD comes from the coding sequence ATGGGTCCGAGCCTACAACTCCAGTTTCATTACGAAGATATATCACGTCAGGAGCCGTTGCTCAAACTGAATTACACCAACGTTATGGAAGTTCCTGGATCGTCTGAAATAAGAGTCGTGCCAAAGGAACCCTATGATTTCAGAAGCAAAAATGGAAAATTGGCTATGGAGATTCTGCGCGGTCAGAAATTGATACAGACAAGGGGTTCGACAGGAAAGTCCTTTCGATCCAATCCATTCTTGGAGTCAAATAAAGACAAAGGATATGTCAGTGACCTAGCACGAGAAAGCACTCTCCGAGGGCATTCAATGTTTCATTTTTTTTTCAAAATAATTATAGGAATAGTACTGTCTTTCTTAAATTCTCCGGGCGAAATACGGAAAAACTCCATTCAATTCCCGATGGAAACGGAGTTTTTCGAATTCTTCCCGGAACTGGCAGATCATTTTGAGATCTTCTCTAATACTCTAGGGTTCCATGTGACTATTGTCACTTCGGCCAAGACACAAGATGAGACTTTACCACCGTGGAGCGGCTTTTTGAGAAAAAAATGGAATTTGAATTTGAAAAAAAGAAAAAGAAAAGATTGA